The sequence TCGCCGCTACTCACCTTCCCTAACTCGAGGGCGTAATGCAAAACTCCCTGTCCGATTACAATCTCTGGCTGGTCGGCCTGTCGTTTCTGGTGAGCCTGTTTGGCGCCGGCACCGGCCTCCTGACCTCGCGACGGATCACGAAGGCCGACGGCAGCGTTCACCCCGGCTGGTTGGTTCTCTCCGCGGTGGTGCTCGGTGGCGGTGCGGTCTGGGCCATGCATTTCGTGGGGATGCTCGCTTATCGTCCCGACATTCCCATTACCTACGATTTGAACCTGACCCTGATGTCGCTGGTAGTGCCTGTCGCGTTGTTCGGGCTGGGCCTCTGGGTCACTAGCCGGAATCCGGAGTCCGTCCTTGCGCTGCTCACGGCCGGGAGCATCCTCGGGTTGGGTGTGGCGGCGATGCACTATATGGGCATGGCGGCGATCCGCTCCGAGGCGGTGATCGGCCACGACCACACGCTGATGGCGGTTTCCGTGGTGATTGCGCTGGTGGCGGCGTGCGTCGCGCTGTTCATCTTGCAGCGGGCGCGGGGCATGCTGCGCGCCGCCAGCGCCCCGGTGCTGGCAGTTGCGGTATGCGGGATGCACTACACGGGTATGGCGGCCATGCGGCTTGAGCCCGGTGTAGGCCAGCCGGATTATTTCACGGGCGCCGTGACCGGGCCGCAGATGCTGCTCCTCGTGGTGCTGGCTGTGACACTGATCTACGTGGTGAGTCTGTCCCTGGTCTGGGGGCAGGAAATGCGCGATCTCCGCCGCGAAGCCACCGCCGGCTGACGGCGCGCTTGCCTAGAGCCTGATCTCCCGGCACTCGCCGGGCGCCAGCCCGTCCAGCGTCCAGGACCCCACCCGGTAGCGAATCAGCCGCAGGGTGGGGTGGCCCACCGCCGCGGTCATGCGCCGTACCTGCCGGTTGCGACCCTCGGTGATGGTCAGTTCCAGCCAGCAGGTCGGGATGCTGGCCCGATAGCGAATCGGCGGGTTCCTCGGCCACAGGCCCGGTGGCTCGTCCATCAGCCGGGCCTTCGCCGGCCGGGTCAGGCCATCCTTCAGTTCCACGCCCTGGCGCAGGCGCTCCAGCGCCGGGTCCGTCGGTTCTCCCTCCACCTGCACCCAGTAGGACTTGCTCACCTTGTGCCGCGGGTCGGCCAGGCGATGGATCAGAGCGCCGTCGTTGGTCAGCACCAGCAGCCCTTCGCTGTCCCGATCGAGCCGGCCGGCGGGGTAGCATTCCCGCTTCTGCACGAAGTCCGCCAGGGTGGTGCGGCCACGGTCGTCCGTGAACTGCGAGAGCACGTTGTAGGGCTTGTTCAGCAGTATGACGAGGCGGTGATCCGGGGCGTTCAATGTACCTCCACAATTGAAGCATTGTGCCTTTCGCCGATGCGGGCTACGTTTGAAGTCGAGGGTGCGGCAAGGAGCCCCTCACGACAAGGATCCCGGTCTCGCCGGGCAGCCAGTTTGGGAGGACGAAGAATGATCAGGCTCGTGTGTGTGATAGCGGTGGCCTCGACGGTGGGTGTGGTGTCGAGCCTCAGCGCCGAGACCGTCCGATGGACCCGCTCCGGCGATAGCCTCACCCTCGATCCACATTCCCAGAACGAGCAACCCACCCACGCAGTTTCCCACCAGATACATGACGCGCTGCTCTACCAGGACATGGATCTGGAGATCCAGCCGGGCCTGGCCACTGACTGGCAGGTGTCCGAAGACGATCCCAGTGTCTGGGTTTTCCACGTCCGCGAGGGTGTCCGCTTTCACCAGGGGCAGGCGCTGACCGCCGACGACGTGGAGTTCTCCATCAACCGGGCCCGCCACGAGAACTCCGACATGCGGGGCCTGCTGGCTTCCATCGTCGATGTCCGGGCCACCGGCGATTACACGGTGGAAATCGAGACCGACGGCCCCAACCCGCTGCTTCCCAACAACTTTACCAACCTGTTCATCATGAGCCGCGAATGGGCGGAAGAGCATGGCGTGGAGGTGCCCACCAATTATGCGGCCGGCGAGGAGAGCCACGCCGTGCGCAACGCCAATGGCACCGGCCCATTCCGCCTGGAGAGCCGGGAGCCCGACGTGCGCACCGTGCTGGTACGCAATGACGACTACTGGGGCCGGGATCACTACCCCATGGAAGTCTCGCGCATCGTCTCCACCCCCATCGAATCGGCGGCGACGCGGGTTGCAGCACTGCTCTCCGGCGAGGTGGATCTGCTGCAGGAAGCCCCGGTGCAGGACATACAGCGCCTGTCCCAGGCTGATGGCATCAAGATCGAACAGGGCCCGGAGAATCGCACCATCTTCCTGGGCATGGATGTGGCCAGCCAGAATCTGCGTAGCGCCGATGTTGACGGCAATCCATTCGCCGATCACCGGGTCCGGGAAGCCATGAATATCGCCATCGACCGGGAGGCCATCCAGCGCTCGGTGATGCGGGGCAACTCGCAACCCGCCGGCGTCATCGCGCCGCCGTTCGTCTACGGCTATTCCGAAGAGCTTGATCAGCTGCCCAGGGTTGATCAGGAGCGTGCCCGCGAGTTGCTGGCCGAGGCGGGCTACCCGGACGGTTTCCGTGTCTCGCTGCATTGCCCGAATGACCGCTACGTCAATGACGAGCAGATCTGTCAGGCGGTGGTCGGCATGTTGGGGCGGATCGGCATCAATATCGACCTGGTATCCCAGACCCGGTCGGTGCACTTTGCTGAACTTGCCCGGCAAGAGTACGACTTCTACATGCTGGGCTGGGGCGTGCCGCCCATGGATTCGGAGTACATCTTCAACTACCTCTACCACACCAAGCAGGACAACCTCGGTACCTGGAATTTCACCGGGTTCTCCAACGAGCGTGTGGACGAATTGACCCGCGCCATGGCCCGGGTGACTGACGAGGAGGAACGTGAAGCCGTGGTCAACGAAGCATGGGAAATCGTGCACGGCGAGATCATCTACCTGCCGCTGCATCACCAGATGCTGACCTGGGCCATGCGGGAAGACATCGACTTCCAGGTGCAAAGCGAGAACACACCGCACTTCAAATACTTGCGGTTTATCCGATAGGTTGGACGCCGCCATGGACGGCGGCCCGACAGACTGATCCGGACGGTCCATGCTCGCATTCATCATTCAGCGAACGCTGCAGGCGGTGTTCGTCATGCTTGTGGTGGCGCTGATTGCCTTCTCCCTGTTCTATTACGTGGGCGACCCGGTGCTCAACATGCTGGGTCAGGAGGCCACCGAGACTGATCGGGCGCAGTTGCGTGAGCGCCTGGGCCTCAACGATCCGGCGATCATCCAGTTCATGCGATTCGTGGGTAATGCCGCGCAGTTCGAGTTCGGCATCTCCTACCGGTCGGCGCGGCCGGTTACCGACATGATCATGGAGCGACTGCCGGCGACGCTTGAGCTGGCCATCATTTCCGCCATTTTTGCCGTGGTGCTGGGCATTGCCCTTGGGGTCTACACGGCCCTGTACCGCCGCAGCTGGTTGTCCCGTGTTGTGATGACCGTCTCGCTGATCGGTGTCTCCCTGCCCACGTTCCTCATCGGCATCCTGTTGATCTACCTGTTTGCCGTCGAACTGGGCTGGCTGCCGGCATTCGGCCGTGGTGAAGTGGTGCGCATCGGTGACTGGTGGACCACGGGGCTGCTGACCCAGAGCGGTCTGCGCTCACTGATATTGCCGGCAATCACCCTGGGCCTGTTCCAGCTAACCCTGATCATGCGACTGGTCCGGGCGGAGATGCTGGAGGTGATGCGCACCGACTACATCAAGTTTGCCCGGGCCCGTGGGCTCACCCGGCGGGTGGTCAACCTGCAGCATGCCCTCAAGAACACGCTGATCCCGGTGATCACCATCATCGGTCTGCAACTGGGCACCATCATTGCCTTCGCCATCATCACCGAGACGGTATTCCAGTGGCCGGGTGTGGGGGCTCTGTTCATCACTGCCGTGCGCTTCGTGGATATTCCCGTCATGTCCGCCTACCTGTTGCTGATCGCCCTGGTATTCGTGGTGATCAATCTGGTGGTGGACCTGCTGTACTACGCCGTGGATCCGCGGCTGCGCGTTCGGGGAGGTAGCCGATGAGTACCGTCGGCAGTCGCGAGGAGCAGGAGCTGCGGGCAGCCGAGACGCAGCGCCCAGGCCTGTTGCGGCGTATGCTGGCCAGCGATGTGTTCTACTCCTATCGGCGTCAGCCGGTGGTTATCGTCGCGAGCCTACTGACCCTCATCATGTTTGCCGGTGCGCTGTTTGCACCCTGGATTGCTCCACAGAACCCGTTCAACCCGGCGGAGCTGGAGTTGATCGACGCCTTTACCGAACCGTTCAGTACCTCGGATTTCACCGGCAACTACTATCTGCTCGGCACCGACAGCCAGGGCCGGGACGTGTTCTCGGCCATCCTCTATGGCTCGCGGATCTCGTTGCTGGTGGGTTTCTCGGCGGTGCTGTTTGCCTTGCTGATGGGCACGGGGCTTGGGCTCTATGCCGGGTATCGGGGCGGCTGGCCGGATGCACTGATCATGCGCATTGCCGATGTTCAGCTCACGTTCCCCTCCATACTCATGGCGCTGCTCATCTTCGGTGTGATTCGCGGCATCCTGCCGCGATCCATGCACCAGGAGGCGGCGATCATTGTCCTGATTGTCGCCATTGGCCTGTCCGACTGGGTGCAGTACGCGCGGGCGGTGCGCGGTGCGACGATGGTGGAGAAGGGCAAGGAATACATTCAGGCGGCCCGGGTCATCGGCCTGCCGCCGCGGATCATCCTGATTCGCCACCTGCTGCCCAATGTGCTGCGGCCGGTGCTGGTGATTGGCACCATTGGCCTGGCGCTGGCCATCATCGCCGAGGCGACCCTGTCTTTCCTTGGTGTGGGCATGCCGCCTACCCAACCCAGCCTGGGCACGCTGATTCGCGTCGGCCAGGACTACATGTTCTCCGGTGAGTGGTGGATTCTGCTCTTTCCCGGCCTGGCGCTGCTCATACTGGCGCTTTCGGTCAATCTGCTAGGCGATTGGTTGCGCGATGTCCTCAACCCGAAACTCCGCTGATCAGGCGCTATTGTCGGTGCGCAACCTGCGGGTGGAGTTTCCGACCCGCCATGGCACCCTGGTGGCGCTTGATGACGTGTCCTTCGACATCGCACCCGGCGAAGTCCTGGGGGTGGTGGGGGAGTCCGGCGCCGGCAAATCCATGACCGGCAACGCCGTGATTCGCTTGCTGGAGCCGCCCGGGCGCATTGCCGGCGGTGAGATCAGGCTGCGCGGCGAACGCATCGACGATCTGCCGGAAAGTGCATTCCGTCGCTTGCGTGGACGGCGTATCGGCATGATCTTCCAGGACCCGCTGACCAGTCTGAATCCGCTGTTCGCCATCGGCGACCAGATCGTCGAGACCATCCGCGCGCATCTGCCGCTCACCGAGAAGCAGGCCCGGGCCCGGGCGCTGGCGTTGCTGAAAGAGGTGGGTATTCCGGCGGCGGAGAACCGCATCAATGCCTATCCCCATGAGTTCTCCGGTGGCATGCGTCAACGGGTGGTTATTGCCCTGGCGTTGGCCGCCGAGCCGGAGCTGGTGATCGCCGATGAGCCCACCACGGCGCTGGATGTCTCCGTACAGGCACAGATCCTGGCCTTGTTGAAGCGACTCTGCGCCGATCATGGCACCGCCGTGATGCTGGTGACCCACGACATGGGGGTGATCGCGGAGACCGCCGACCGGGTCGCCGTGATGTACGCCGGACGCCTGGCCGAGATCGGTCCGGTGGATGCGGTTATCCGTGAACCGCGCCACCCCTACACCCAGGGCCTGATGGAGTCGATTCCGTCCATGCACGAGACCCGTCAGCGCTTGCACCAGATCAACGGGTCCATGCCCAGGCTGGCGGCCATACCCGCAGGCTGTGCGTTCAATCCACGATGCCCCCGGGTCATGGAGCGCTGTCGCCGTGAGGTGCCAGGGCTGCGTCAGGCTGGCACATCGCGGGCGGCATGCTGGCTGTATCAGGGGGATGTCCCGTGAGCGCGCAGGAACTGTTGCGGGCCGAGGGTATCGCGCGTCATTTCGACGTCTCCCGCCCCTGGCTGAACCGCGTGCTGGAGCGGCAGCCCCGACTCATGCTGCGGGCCGTGGATGGGGTGAACCTGTCCATCCGCCGCGGTGAGACCGTGGCGCTGGTGGGGGAGTCCGGCTGTGGCAAGTCCACGGTGGCGCGACTGATCGTGGGCTTGTACGGGCTCACTGCCGGCAAGCTGTTTTTCGACGGCAACGACATCACCGGGCTCAGCCGCCTCAGCGGTCGGCGCGCCGCTGCCATCCGGCGCCGCTTCCAGATGATCTTCCAGGACCCTTACGCCAGCCTGAACCCCTTGTGGCGGGTGAGTTCCATCATTGCCGAACCGCTGAAGTTCTTCGACATCGAGACCTCCGCTGCAGGGCGTCGCCGCCGGGTTGGTGAGTTGCTTGAACAGGTAGGGCTCAGTGCCGCGGACGGGGCACGATATCCCCACGAGTTCTCCGGTGGCCAGCGCCAGCGCATCTCCATTGCACGGGCGCTGGCCAACGAGCCGGAGTTCCTGATTTGCGATGAGCCTACCTCGGCACTGGATGTCTCCGTGCAGGCGCAGATTCTGAACCTCATGAGCGATCTGCAGGAACGCCATGGTTTGACCTACCTGTTCATCAGCCATGACATGGCGGTGGTCAAGCACATGGCCGACCGGATCGCGGTGATGTACCTGGGGCGTATCGCAGAGATCGCATCGCGGGAAAAGCTGTTCCAGACTCCCCGGCATCCCTACACACGCATGCTGCTCACAGCCGTCCCCTCATTGACCAAGCGGGATCGGACACGCACGGGGATCGAGGGCGAGGTGCCCAATCCCGTCAATCCGCCATCCGGCTGCAGTTTTCACCCGCGCTGCCCGTTCGCCAACGAGCGTTGCCGTCGCGAATTGCCTGAGCTCAGGTCGGTAGCCGGTGGTGGGGAGGTCGCCTGTCATGGGGTCGAGGAAGGGCGGATCGGCGCTGTGAGTGAATCCGTGACTTCTTGAGAGCACTGGTCGGCCAGCTGATCCTGCAGAAACTCATGCAGTGGCTTCGGCATGCCGTAGAGGTAGCCCTGGAAGTAGCGACAGCCCCGTTCCAGCAGAAAGTCCCTGTGCGCGGGCGTTTCCACACCCTCGCCCACGACCTGCAGGCCAAGATGCCGGGCGACGGAAAGAATGCCCTCCACCAAGGCCGCGTCGTTGGCATCCGTGGGTGCATCCTGCACGAAGGTGCGATCAATCTTCAGTTCATGCAGGGGCAGGCGTTTCAGGTAGGCCAGCGACGAATACCCCGTGCCGAAGTCGTCCACGGAAAAGCGCACGCCCAGGGTCGACAGTTCCGCCATCTTGGCAGCCGTATCAACGATGTCCTCGATCACCAGAGACTCCGTGACCTCCAGCACCAGCAACTCGGGGTCGGCGCCGCTTGCCTCCAGCCAGTGTTTGATGCCGGATACCAGTTCGGGCTGGCGGAACTGCCGTGGGCTGATGTTCACCGCCAGGCGGAGACGCTGGCCGTGATCGGTCAGTGTGCGTGAGAGCTGCGCCGCCTGCCCCAGCACCCAGTCGCCGATCTTGATAATGAGGCCGGACTGCTCGGCCACGGGGATGAAGGCGGCGGGTGAGATGAGTCCTCTCTCCGGATGGCGCCAGCGCAGCAACAACTCCGCACCGATGCGCACGCCGTTATGATCCACCTGGGGCTGCAACCAGACCTCAAGCTCATTGCGTGCAATCGCATGGCGCAGGTCCCCTTCCAGGGCAAACCGGTCCTGGGCGGCCTCGCGCATGGCCGGCACAAAAGCGGTCACGCCATCGCGACCCAGTTGCTTGGCGCGATACATGGCGGTGTCCGCCTCGCGGAGCAACTCATCGACCCGGTCATCGGGTTTGGGAAAGGTGGTGTAGCCCACGCTTGCCCCGAGGTGATAGTTGAGATCGCCGATGCGGAAGGGTGTGCTGAGTGTCTGCCGCAGCTTGTCGGCCACTTGTCGTGCCTGGACACTGGCCTGGCAGCTCTCATCCGCAAGGTTTACCAACACGATGACGAATTCATCGCCACCGAGGCGGGCCACGGTGTCCTGACGCCGTAACTCTGCCTGCAAACGCGCCGCGACGGCGATCAGCAGGTCATCACCCACCGCATGACCGCGGGCATCGTTGAGCTGCTTGAAGTGATCCAGGTCAATGAACAGCACGGCACCGTAGTTGCCGCTACGCCGGGCGGCATCCAGTGCCTGGCCGAGCCGGTCCTGCAGTAATCGGCGGTTCGGGAGAGCGGTAAGCGGGTCGAAAAAGGCGAGTTTGCGGATCTCGCTCTCCGCCTGCTTCCGGGCACTGATGTCCTCGCCGACAACCACCAGCTGCAGTAGATGACCATTGTCATCCCGAATCGGGGTGAGGGTGACGGACTCCCAGTACTGCTGACCGTTCTTGCGGTGGGCCTGGTACTCGCCCTGCCATTCTGCAAAGTTGCGAAAGGCGTCAGCGCAGGTGTCGTTCTCGGCATGGCCGAATCGCTGAACGATCAGCGTTTGCATTGGCCGGCCGACCACGTCGGCGCTGGTGAAGCCGGTTACATCTTCGAACTGCTTGTTGATGTAGCGGACGATGCCGTCGCCATCGGTAATCAGAATGTGGCTGGAACTCTGATCCACGGCCCTGGACAGCGAGCGCAGCGTGTCCTGATCCCGCCGGCGCTCAACGATCAGGCTGGCCATGGAGGTGGCGAATTCGATGAGATCGAATTCGCGCTCGCCCGGTGCTCCAAAGGACTCCGGGTAAATCGCAAAGGTGCCCAGCAGCTCGCCGCCGGAGTCGAAGAATGGCGTTGACCAGC is a genomic window of Natronocella acetinitrilica containing:
- a CDS encoding ABC transporter ATP-binding protein, with product MSSTRNSADQALLSVRNLRVEFPTRHGTLVALDDVSFDIAPGEVLGVVGESGAGKSMTGNAVIRLLEPPGRIAGGEIRLRGERIDDLPESAFRRLRGRRIGMIFQDPLTSLNPLFAIGDQIVETIRAHLPLTEKQARARALALLKEVGIPAAENRINAYPHEFSGGMRQRVVIALALAAEPELVIADEPTTALDVSVQAQILALLKRLCADHGTAVMLVTHDMGVIAETADRVAVMYAGRLAEIGPVDAVIREPRHPYTQGLMESIPSMHETRQRLHQINGSMPRLAAIPAGCAFNPRCPRVMERCRREVPGLRQAGTSRAACWLYQGDVP
- a CDS encoding pseudouridine synthase, which gives rise to MNAPDHRLVILLNKPYNVLSQFTDDRGRTTLADFVQKRECYPAGRLDRDSEGLLVLTNDGALIHRLADPRHKVSKSYWVQVEGEPTDPALERLRQGVELKDGLTRPAKARLMDEPPGLWPRNPPIRYRASIPTCWLELTITEGRNRQVRRMTAAVGHPTLRLIRYRVGSWTLDGLAPGECREIRL
- a CDS encoding ABC transporter permease, which gives rise to MLAFIIQRTLQAVFVMLVVALIAFSLFYYVGDPVLNMLGQEATETDRAQLRERLGLNDPAIIQFMRFVGNAAQFEFGISYRSARPVTDMIMERLPATLELAIISAIFAVVLGIALGVYTALYRRSWLSRVVMTVSLIGVSLPTFLIGILLIYLFAVELGWLPAFGRGEVVRIGDWWTTGLLTQSGLRSLILPAITLGLFQLTLIMRLVRAEMLEVMRTDYIKFARARGLTRRVVNLQHALKNTLIPVITIIGLQLGTIIAFAIITETVFQWPGVGALFITAVRFVDIPVMSAYLLLIALVFVVINLVVDLLYYAVDPRLRVRGGSR
- a CDS encoding ABC transporter ATP-binding protein; its protein translation is MSAQELLRAEGIARHFDVSRPWLNRVLERQPRLMLRAVDGVNLSIRRGETVALVGESGCGKSTVARLIVGLYGLTAGKLFFDGNDITGLSRLSGRRAAAIRRRFQMIFQDPYASLNPLWRVSSIIAEPLKFFDIETSAAGRRRRVGELLEQVGLSAADGARYPHEFSGGQRQRISIARALANEPEFLICDEPTSALDVSVQAQILNLMSDLQERHGLTYLFISHDMAVVKHMADRIAVMYLGRIAEIASREKLFQTPRHPYTRMLLTAVPSLTKRDRTRTGIEGEVPNPVNPPSGCSFHPRCPFANERCRRELPELRSVAGGGEVACHGVEEGRIGAVSESVTS
- a CDS encoding ABC transporter substrate-binding protein; translation: MIRLVCVIAVASTVGVVSSLSAETVRWTRSGDSLTLDPHSQNEQPTHAVSHQIHDALLYQDMDLEIQPGLATDWQVSEDDPSVWVFHVREGVRFHQGQALTADDVEFSINRARHENSDMRGLLASIVDVRATGDYTVEIETDGPNPLLPNNFTNLFIMSREWAEEHGVEVPTNYAAGEESHAVRNANGTGPFRLESREPDVRTVLVRNDDYWGRDHYPMEVSRIVSTPIESAATRVAALLSGEVDLLQEAPVQDIQRLSQADGIKIEQGPENRTIFLGMDVASQNLRSADVDGNPFADHRVREAMNIAIDREAIQRSVMRGNSQPAGVIAPPFVYGYSEELDQLPRVDQERARELLAEAGYPDGFRVSLHCPNDRYVNDEQICQAVVGMLGRIGINIDLVSQTRSVHFAELARQEYDFYMLGWGVPPMDSEYIFNYLYHTKQDNLGTWNFTGFSNERVDELTRAMARVTDEEEREAVVNEAWEIVHGEIIYLPLHHQMLTWAMREDIDFQVQSENTPHFKYLRFIR
- a CDS encoding ABC transporter permease, giving the protein MSTVGSREEQELRAAETQRPGLLRRMLASDVFYSYRRQPVVIVASLLTLIMFAGALFAPWIAPQNPFNPAELELIDAFTEPFSTSDFTGNYYLLGTDSQGRDVFSAILYGSRISLLVGFSAVLFALLMGTGLGLYAGYRGGWPDALIMRIADVQLTFPSILMALLIFGVIRGILPRSMHQEAAIIVLIVAIGLSDWVQYARAVRGATMVEKGKEYIQAARVIGLPPRIILIRHLLPNVLRPVLVIGTIGLALAIIAEATLSFLGVGMPPTQPSLGTLIRVGQDYMFSGEWWILLFPGLALLILALSVNLLGDWLRDVLNPKLR
- a CDS encoding MHYT domain-containing protein; protein product: MQNSLSDYNLWLVGLSFLVSLFGAGTGLLTSRRITKADGSVHPGWLVLSAVVLGGGAVWAMHFVGMLAYRPDIPITYDLNLTLMSLVVPVALFGLGLWVTSRNPESVLALLTAGSILGLGVAAMHYMGMAAIRSEAVIGHDHTLMAVSVVIALVAACVALFILQRARGMLRAASAPVLAVAVCGMHYTGMAAMRLEPGVGQPDYFTGAVTGPQMLLLVVLAVTLIYVVSLSLVWGQEMRDLRREATAG
- a CDS encoding sensor domain-containing protein; translation: MADKGDKGLRSRTVAADPWCATAATSADWADVERRLRDSEEKYRLLVTNQNELVLKVDLQGNYLFASPSYCRTFGLAEADLLGKPFMPLVHEEDRESTLRAMEQILEPPFRVYLEQRGKTCDGWRWFAWSANAVRDQAGRPCEIVSVGRDITEQKRTETALRDSEARFRRLAENAPDIIYRFSLRKRGHVEYISPAVERMLGYIAADYAADPNLVFRMTHADDRAMLERHLQRASGMGDPLVIRCFHRDGHLVWLELSDSLVEGADGLPEAIEGIARDISERKRLEQRHQAQARLLERISTDQPLTHLLEEMLLFMEAQSPGIRCSVLLADNAQGILRQGAAPSLPPTYNQLVDGTPIGEGSGSCGTAAARRESVIVTDIRTDPLWQGVRHKVAGFDWLHGCWSTPFFDSGGELLGTFAIYPESFGAPGEREFDLIEFATSMASLIVERRRDQDTLRSLSRAVDQSSSHILITDGDGIVRYINKQFEDVTGFTSADVVGRPMQTLIVQRFGHAENDTCADAFRNFAEWQGEYQAHRKNGQQYWESVTLTPIRDDNGHLLQLVVVGEDISARKQAESEIRKLAFFDPLTALPNRRLLQDRLGQALDAARRSGNYGAVLFIDLDHFKQLNDARGHAVGDDLLIAVAARLQAELRRQDTVARLGGDEFVIVLVNLADESCQASVQARQVADKLRQTLSTPFRIGDLNYHLGASVGYTTFPKPDDRVDELLREADTAMYRAKQLGRDGVTAFVPAMREAAQDRFALEGDLRHAIARNELEVWLQPQVDHNGVRIGAELLLRWRHPERGLISPAAFIPVAEQSGLIIKIGDWVLGQAAQLSRTLTDHGQRLRLAVNISPRQFRQPELVSGIKHWLEASGADPELLVLEVTESLVIEDIVDTAAKMAELSTLGVRFSVDDFGTGYSSLAYLKRLPLHELKIDRTFVQDAPTDANDAALVEGILSVARHLGLQVVGEGVETPAHRDFLLERGCRYFQGYLYGMPKPLHEFLQDQLADQCSQEVTDSLTAPIRPSSTP